In a genomic window of Arthrobacter woluwensis:
- a CDS encoding DUF3472 domain-containing protein has product MRLPLHQRLSAVIAIGLTAVAAGPGIPAHAQTFGGNELLSWSVSSAPVAGLSSVTFPITVAPATARRAGAYFAMQYGFTGQSDVGYTGLQPRPDSQGSGRLRGVFSSFISGTTSTDPNCTPGADGGPGVSCGLEFNAVYGHTYNMVVRQTGTDTWSGTAVDTTTGQSTHIGSYKLPAGSGNLKPSQSGFVEYYDVPSCTQQQKYDVTFGAPSSGSLSGKVSWVKEYGDCLGQGNTTVTTVGTGVRITRGTVG; this is encoded by the coding sequence ATGCGGTTACCCCTCCACCAACGTCTCAGTGCAGTGATCGCGATCGGCCTCACCGCCGTCGCCGCCGGCCCCGGAATCCCCGCCCACGCCCAGACCTTCGGCGGCAACGAGCTGCTGTCCTGGTCGGTCAGCTCGGCGCCGGTCGCGGGACTGAGCTCCGTCACGTTCCCCATCACCGTGGCCCCGGCGACAGCCCGCCGAGCGGGCGCCTATTTCGCCATGCAGTACGGCTTCACCGGCCAGAGCGACGTCGGCTACACCGGCCTGCAGCCCCGGCCGGACTCCCAGGGCTCGGGCCGTCTGCGCGGCGTCTTCTCCTCGTTCATCTCCGGGACCACCTCCACCGATCCCAACTGCACGCCCGGCGCCGACGGCGGGCCGGGCGTCAGCTGCGGACTGGAATTCAACGCCGTCTACGGCCACACCTACAACATGGTGGTCCGCCAGACCGGCACGGACACCTGGAGCGGCACGGCTGTGGACACCACCACGGGACAGAGCACCCACATCGGCAGCTACAAGCTGCCCGCCGGGTCCGGTAACCTCAAGCCGTCCCAGTCCGGATTCGTCGAGTATTACGACGTGCCGAGCTGCACCCAGCAGCAGAAATATGACGTCACCTTCGGGGCGCCGTCCTCCGGATCCCTGAGCGGCAAAGTCTCGTGGGTCAAGGAGTACGGCGACTGCCTCGGCCAGGGCAACACCACCGTGACCACGGTCGGCACCGGCGTGCGGATCACCCGCGGCACGGTCGGCTGA
- a CDS encoding isopenicillin N synthase family dioxygenase, with product MALETLPILDFSRLSAGPEEAARFRDDLRDAMHEVGFLYLSGHGVPQELTDAILDISRRFFELPEEQKLALENIHSPQFRGYTRMGGELTAGEVDWREQIDVGVDREAVPAGEGVADYWRLEGPNLWPEALPEMRGIVTEWMDRLSEISLELLRALALSLGAPEDTFDEAFASRAFPVLKIVRYPGESDPDPKQGVGSHRDGGVLTLLLVEPGKGGLQVEHDGAWIDAPQVPGSFVVNIGEMLELATNGYLKATLHRVISPLRGTDRISVPFFYNPALDARMPQLAVSPEFQEKARGLSVDPNDSPILETYGDNALRYRVRAHPNVVAAQHPDLVKG from the coding sequence GTGGCCCTCGAAACTTTGCCCATCCTCGATTTCTCCCGTCTGAGCGCTGGACCGGAGGAGGCTGCCCGCTTCCGCGATGACCTCCGCGACGCGATGCACGAGGTGGGATTCCTCTACCTCTCCGGCCACGGCGTCCCGCAGGAGCTGACGGACGCCATCCTCGACATCTCCCGGCGTTTCTTCGAGCTGCCGGAAGAGCAGAAGCTCGCGCTGGAGAACATCCACAGCCCGCAGTTCCGCGGATACACCCGCATGGGCGGCGAGCTGACCGCCGGTGAGGTCGACTGGCGCGAGCAGATCGATGTCGGCGTCGACCGTGAAGCAGTCCCCGCGGGCGAGGGTGTCGCCGACTACTGGCGGCTGGAAGGGCCGAACCTGTGGCCCGAGGCGCTTCCTGAGATGCGCGGCATCGTCACCGAGTGGATGGACCGTCTGAGCGAGATCTCCCTCGAACTCCTGCGTGCCCTGGCACTGTCGCTCGGCGCGCCCGAGGACACCTTCGACGAAGCCTTCGCCTCCCGGGCCTTCCCGGTCCTCAAGATCGTCCGCTACCCCGGGGAGTCGGACCCGGATCCCAAGCAGGGTGTCGGCTCACACCGCGACGGCGGCGTGCTGACCTTGCTGCTCGTGGAGCCGGGTAAGGGTGGCCTCCAGGTGGAGCACGACGGCGCGTGGATCGACGCGCCGCAGGTGCCGGGGAGCTTCGTGGTCAACATCGGCGAAATGCTCGAACTCGCCACCAATGGCTACCTCAAGGCCACGCTGCACCGGGTCATCTCGCCGCTGCGCGGGACGGACCGCATCTCGGTGCCGTTCTTCTACAACCCGGCCCTCGACGCGCGGATGCCGCAGCTCGCCGTCAGCCCCGAGTTCCAGGAGAAGGCCCGCGGCCTCTCAGTGGACCCCAACGACAGCCCGATCCTCGAGACCTACGGCGACAACGCCCTGCGGTACCGCGTGCGGGCGCACCCGAACGTCGTCGCCGCCCAGCACCCGGACCTCGTCAAGGGCTGA
- a CDS encoding FAD-binding dehydrogenase, which translates to MDADVIVVGHGLSGLVAARELARAGKRVIILDQQGPQDLGGQAWWSFGGLFLVDSPEQRRLRVKDSFDLAWADWQGSAAWDRTDGPGDQDAWAQRWGRAYVEFATGEKRAWLREAGIELTPVVGWAERGDGRVGGHGNSVPRFHIAWGTGTGVVSPFVAAAHAAIEDGTTTLLHRHKVRGLLVEGGAVVGVQGDLLADDAGPRGAASPDGTVGTFELRAQAVVLASGGIGGNHRLVRQFWPARLGTPPREMITGVPAYVDGSMYAPAEAAGARLVNRDRMWHYTEGIRNWDPVWPAHGIRILPGPSPLWLDALGRRLPAPGLPGHDTLGTLRLLRNTPELAEHDHSWFIVSRSILAKEFALSGSEQNPDITHRDRKLLLRTRLGGGIPGPVQAFLDHGPDFVSADSLAALARGMNRIAPEAPVREDVLLAVIRQRDAEFRNPFSKDAQAQSVHNARRYLGDRLVRVAKPHLFLDEAGHPRDGLVAVKLHLLTRKSLGGLQTDLASRVLGEDGHPVPSLYAVGEAAGFGGGGAHGYNALEGTFLGGCIFTGLKAGRDLAGRL; encoded by the coding sequence ATGGACGCTGACGTCATCGTGGTGGGCCACGGATTGTCCGGACTGGTTGCGGCGCGTGAACTCGCGCGGGCCGGGAAGCGTGTGATCATCCTGGATCAGCAAGGGCCGCAGGACCTCGGGGGACAGGCCTGGTGGTCCTTCGGCGGACTCTTCCTGGTGGACAGCCCCGAGCAGCGCAGGCTCCGCGTCAAGGACTCCTTCGATCTCGCCTGGGCGGACTGGCAGGGGAGTGCCGCCTGGGACCGGACGGACGGTCCCGGCGACCAGGATGCCTGGGCCCAGCGCTGGGGCCGCGCATACGTCGAATTCGCCACGGGCGAGAAGAGAGCGTGGCTCCGGGAGGCCGGCATCGAGCTGACCCCCGTCGTGGGCTGGGCCGAGCGGGGCGACGGCCGTGTGGGCGGCCACGGGAACTCCGTGCCACGCTTCCACATCGCCTGGGGCACGGGGACCGGCGTCGTGTCGCCGTTCGTGGCGGCAGCCCACGCCGCCATCGAGGACGGCACCACGACACTGCTGCACCGTCACAAGGTGCGCGGGCTGCTCGTGGAGGGCGGCGCCGTCGTCGGGGTGCAGGGGGATCTCCTGGCCGACGACGCCGGGCCGCGCGGGGCGGCCAGCCCGGACGGGACGGTGGGGACCTTCGAGCTGAGGGCGCAGGCGGTCGTGCTCGCGAGCGGGGGGATCGGCGGGAATCACCGGCTGGTGCGCCAGTTCTGGCCCGCACGGCTGGGCACTCCGCCCCGCGAGATGATCACAGGCGTCCCCGCGTATGTGGACGGCAGCATGTACGCACCGGCCGAGGCCGCCGGGGCCCGTCTCGTGAACCGGGATCGGATGTGGCATTACACGGAGGGCATCCGGAACTGGGACCCGGTGTGGCCCGCTCACGGCATCCGGATCCTGCCCGGGCCGTCACCGCTCTGGCTCGACGCGCTCGGACGCCGCCTCCCGGCGCCGGGCCTCCCCGGGCATGACACGCTCGGCACGCTCCGCCTGTTGCGGAACACCCCGGAACTCGCGGAGCACGACCACTCCTGGTTCATCGTCAGCCGGAGCATCCTGGCGAAGGAATTCGCGCTGTCCGGCTCGGAGCAGAACCCGGACATCACCCATCGGGACCGCAAGCTGCTGCTCAGGACCCGGCTGGGCGGCGGGATTCCCGGACCGGTGCAGGCGTTCCTCGACCACGGGCCGGATTTCGTCTCCGCGGACTCGCTGGCGGCGCTCGCGCGGGGCATGAACCGGATCGCCCCCGAGGCGCCCGTCCGCGAGGACGTGCTCCTGGCCGTCATCCGGCAGCGCGACGCGGAGTTCCGCAACCCGTTCTCCAAGGACGCCCAGGCCCAGAGCGTCCACAATGCGCGACGGTACCTGGGGGACCGGTTGGTCCGGGTGGCCAAGCCGCACCTCTTCCTCGATGAGGCGGGTCATCCGCGGGACGGCCTGGTGGCGGTGAAACTGCACCTTCTGACCCGGAAGAGCCTGGGCGGCCTGCAGACGGACCTCGCCTCCCGCGTGCTCGGCGAGGACGGGCATCCCGTGCCCAGCCTGTACGCCGTGGGGGAGGCCGCCGGATTCGGCGGTGGGGGCGCTCATGGGTACAACGCTCTCGAGGGGACCTTCCTGGGCGGCTGCATCTTCACGGGCCTGAAGGCCGGACGGGACCTCGCCGGAAGGCTGTGA
- a CDS encoding ABC transporter permease, which yields MTLAAQRKGPPPSSTPDRGGKKPFRVRLRQDRQMLLMMVPGIVFLLLFFYIPIFGNVIAFQDYQPYLGIPDSEWVGWQNFVDLFHNPDFLHALWNTLYLAAWQLVFLFPVPLVLALIVDSLMSMRVRRIFQSIAYLPHFLSWVLVIALFQQMLGGAGFVNNTLRQFGMDPIPFMTNPDTFPVLVVAQMIWKDAGWAMIIFLAALASIDVSLYEAAAADGAGRWRRMWHITLPGLRPVIVLLLILRIGDILSVGFEQFILQRDAVGAGAAEVLDTFTYYTGVVGGGWSSGAAAGLAKGLVSLLLIWGANSLAHKFGEDGIFARKVG from the coding sequence ATGACACTCGCAGCCCAGCGGAAGGGTCCGCCGCCGTCGTCGACCCCGGACCGCGGCGGGAAGAAGCCGTTCCGCGTCCGCCTCCGGCAGGACCGGCAGATGCTGCTGATGATGGTGCCCGGCATCGTCTTCCTGCTGCTGTTCTTCTACATCCCGATCTTCGGCAACGTGATCGCCTTCCAGGACTACCAGCCGTATCTCGGCATCCCGGACAGCGAGTGGGTCGGCTGGCAGAACTTCGTGGATCTGTTCCACAACCCGGACTTCCTGCACGCCCTCTGGAACACGCTCTACCTCGCCGCCTGGCAACTGGTGTTCCTCTTCCCGGTGCCGCTGGTGCTCGCGCTGATCGTGGACTCGCTCATGAGCATGAGGGTCCGCCGCATCTTCCAGAGCATCGCGTACCTGCCGCACTTCCTGTCCTGGGTTCTGGTGATCGCGCTGTTCCAGCAGATGCTGGGTGGCGCGGGCTTCGTGAACAACACGCTGCGCCAGTTCGGCATGGATCCCATCCCGTTCATGACCAATCCGGACACGTTCCCCGTGCTGGTGGTCGCCCAGATGATCTGGAAGGACGCCGGCTGGGCCATGATCATCTTCCTGGCGGCACTCGCGAGCATCGACGTCTCCCTCTACGAGGCGGCCGCCGCGGACGGCGCCGGACGCTGGCGCCGGATGTGGCACATCACGCTGCCGGGCCTCCGCCCCGTGATCGTCCTGCTGCTCATCCTGCGGATCGGTGACATCCTCTCGGTCGGCTTCGAGCAGTTCATCCTCCAGCGCGACGCCGTGGGCGCCGGCGCCGCCGAAGTGCTGGACACCTTCACCTACTACACCGGCGTGGTGGGCGGCGGCTGGAGCTCCGGCGCCGCCGCGGGCCTCGCCAAGGGGCTGGTCAGCCTCCTGCTCATCTGGGGCGCCAACTCCCTGGCCCATAAGTTCGGCGAGGACGGGATCTTCGCCAGGAAGGTCGGCTGA
- a CDS encoding carbohydrate ABC transporter permease, whose product MTTLTSQNTETQDDAGTRGSLAVRRAARSRAAAERDTRRPAWKERPSALYQIVKAVILVLFSASILIPILLVVSTSLADDQQLAQAGGFVLWPERPTIKAYETIFAGPMVIGSLGVSAFITIVGTALALFVTITMAYATSRSVLFGRPVILGVLFTLLFAPGLIPSFLMIRQLGLLDSLWSLILPGIFGAFNFVVMRSFFMNIPAELIESARIDGASDWQILWRIVLPLSKAVIAVVGLFYAVAFWNSFFNALLYINDHAKWPIQLLLRNFVVQGSGAADGLGVSSVPPSQSIQMAVVVVALVPILMVYPFLQKHFTKGVLTGAVKG is encoded by the coding sequence ATGACCACGCTCACCTCGCAGAACACCGAGACGCAGGACGACGCCGGGACGCGCGGCAGCCTCGCGGTGCGCCGGGCAGCCCGCTCACGGGCCGCCGCGGAACGCGACACCCGCCGCCCCGCCTGGAAGGAACGCCCCTCGGCGCTCTACCAGATTGTCAAGGCCGTCATCCTGGTGCTCTTCAGCGCCTCGATCCTGATCCCCATCCTGCTGGTCGTGTCCACGTCCCTGGCCGATGACCAGCAACTGGCCCAGGCCGGAGGGTTCGTCCTCTGGCCGGAACGCCCCACCATCAAGGCCTACGAGACGATCTTCGCCGGACCCATGGTGATCGGCTCACTCGGAGTCAGCGCGTTCATCACGATCGTGGGCACGGCGCTGGCGCTCTTCGTGACCATCACCATGGCCTACGCCACGAGCCGTTCCGTCTTGTTCGGCCGCCCGGTGATCCTGGGCGTGCTGTTCACCCTGCTCTTCGCTCCGGGCCTGATCCCGAGCTTCCTCATGATCCGGCAGCTCGGACTGCTGGACTCGCTGTGGTCGCTGATCCTGCCCGGCATCTTCGGCGCCTTCAACTTCGTGGTGATGCGCTCCTTCTTCATGAACATCCCCGCGGAACTCATCGAAAGCGCGCGGATCGACGGCGCGAGCGACTGGCAGATCCTGTGGCGCATCGTGCTGCCGCTGTCGAAGGCCGTGATCGCCGTCGTCGGGCTCTTCTATGCGGTGGCGTTCTGGAACTCCTTCTTCAACGCCCTGCTCTACATCAACGACCACGCCAAGTGGCCCATCCAGCTCCTGCTCCGCAACTTCGTGGTCCAGGGCTCCGGGGCCGCGGACGGGCTGGGGGTCTCCTCCGTCCCGCCGAGCCAGTCGATCCAGATGGCCGTGGTGGTCGTGGCGCTCGTGCCCATCCTCATGGTCTACCCCTTCCTCCAGAAGCACTTCACCAAGGGCGTCCTCACGGGCGCGGTGAAGGGCTGA
- a CDS encoding sugar ABC transporter substrate-binding protein, producing the protein MSTLASHGVSRRGFLGLAGLAVATVGLSACGGGSSSGSGGAAASAGVKLPTYKEFTGVTPDLAGDAKGLQAAFFKLPKSVVSVKDKPLKGKVTGLTETFETMSPGMKDNAFWQRLNQALGGELELQIAEDIGDGYPAKFATVLASDDLPDMMWVPPNQGIPNVGPMLEAKFQDLTKYLSGDAVLEYPNLAALKPDSWKTAVVNGKIWGAPIPSTPFGQIMSGRRDVWSKVGGLNAASADEFLEKAKELTRPGEKKYALEPAYVNVLHMVTEWYGAPNSWAVNKDRTLTHLYETDEYQAGVEFVAKMFAAGVFYPDVNVPDIRNRVANGSVAAQVLVGPHDLKAYRAFNKDQTFDILVPFSADGKVKPTYDMGYGTVGFTPFKKADEGKIRELLSLINYLSAPFGTAEYMQKNFGTEGQDFTVDGEGNPVFTSSGSTNIPGLASALNIMSSPENVVFNPGFDDDTKYIYEQEKKLLELAWRNPTNGTYSDTNSKVGAKITKQFRDKVVDIITGRAKVGDLQDAVKRWKNDGGDKIRDEYQSQLPSDVPVFRR; encoded by the coding sequence ATGAGCACTCTCGCATCCCACGGCGTCAGCCGCCGTGGCTTCCTGGGCCTGGCGGGCCTGGCCGTCGCCACCGTGGGCCTCTCGGCCTGTGGCGGCGGCAGCTCCAGCGGAAGCGGCGGCGCGGCCGCCTCCGCCGGGGTCAAGCTCCCCACCTACAAGGAATTCACCGGCGTCACCCCCGACCTGGCCGGAGACGCCAAGGGCTTGCAGGCGGCGTTCTTCAAGCTGCCCAAGTCTGTGGTGTCCGTGAAGGACAAGCCGCTCAAGGGCAAGGTCACGGGCCTCACAGAGACCTTCGAGACCATGAGCCCCGGCATGAAGGACAACGCCTTCTGGCAGCGGCTCAACCAGGCGCTGGGCGGCGAGCTGGAACTGCAGATCGCCGAGGACATCGGTGACGGGTACCCGGCGAAGTTCGCCACGGTGCTCGCCAGCGACGATCTGCCGGACATGATGTGGGTCCCGCCGAACCAGGGCATCCCGAACGTCGGCCCCATGCTGGAGGCGAAGTTCCAGGACCTCACCAAGTACCTCTCCGGCGACGCCGTCCTCGAGTACCCCAATCTCGCGGCCCTCAAGCCGGACTCCTGGAAGACCGCCGTCGTCAACGGCAAGATCTGGGGCGCTCCCATCCCGAGCACGCCCTTCGGCCAGATCATGTCCGGCCGCCGTGACGTCTGGAGCAAGGTCGGCGGCCTGAACGCCGCATCGGCGGACGAGTTCCTGGAGAAGGCCAAGGAGCTGACCCGTCCGGGCGAGAAGAAGTACGCCCTCGAGCCCGCCTACGTGAACGTGCTCCACATGGTCACCGAGTGGTACGGCGCCCCGAACAGCTGGGCGGTGAACAAGGACCGCACCCTGACCCACCTCTATGAGACGGACGAATATCAGGCCGGCGTCGAGTTCGTGGCGAAGATGTTCGCAGCCGGGGTCTTCTACCCGGACGTCAACGTCCCGGACATCCGCAACCGCGTCGCCAACGGCAGCGTCGCCGCGCAAGTCCTGGTGGGGCCACACGATCTCAAGGCCTACCGCGCGTTCAACAAGGATCAGACGTTCGACATCCTGGTGCCGTTCAGCGCGGACGGCAAGGTCAAGCCGACGTACGACATGGGCTACGGCACCGTGGGCTTCACGCCGTTCAAGAAGGCCGACGAGGGCAAGATCCGCGAGCTGCTCTCCCTCATCAACTACCTGTCCGCGCCGTTCGGCACGGCCGAGTACATGCAGAAGAACTTCGGCACCGAGGGCCAGGACTTCACGGTCGACGGCGAGGGCAACCCCGTCTTCACGTCGTCCGGCAGCACGAACATCCCGGGCCTCGCCTCGGCGCTGAACATCATGTCCAGCCCGGAGAACGTGGTCTTCAACCCCGGCTTCGATGACGACACCAAGTACATCTATGAGCAGGAGAAGAAGCTCCTGGAGCTGGCCTGGCGCAACCCGACCAACGGGACCTACTCGGACACCAACTCCAAGGTGGGCGCGAAGATCACCAAGCAGTTCCGGGACAAGGTGGTGGACATCATCACCGGCCGCGCCAAGGTGGGCGATCTGCAGGACGCGGTGAAGCGCTGGAAGAACGACGGCGGCGACAAGATCCGGGACGAGTACCAGTCCCAGCTCCCCTCCGACGTGCCGGTCTTCCGGCGCTAG
- a CDS encoding LacI family DNA-binding transcriptional regulator, which produces MSERTAAGTDTSSGTGNAPQTAVRPTIRMVADLAGVSTATVSYVLSGRGSGSKGPGVKEETTRRVRDAAEELGYRPNQAARAVRTGKTQTVLLSMTMLQDPWSLEVVEAVSTQARSHGLIPLIMADDDWNVALERTQADAVFIDAVKPAQRSALAGLASRGLKLVVFDSTVEPDGFDVVRSDDLRGCRELVDHLLDGWDDVACLGPGASRTDRGRPAAFHSALADRGRTAPENRMADIDGSPESAYAGALKLLTPEDRPRAVYATSDYIAISAVHAAQSLGLVVGKDIAIAGVGNTLAGERLSPALTSVGPRNLLGRVAELMVQLATDQRPVGELHDFPWEVWERASTGKPV; this is translated from the coding sequence ATGAGCGAACGCACAGCGGCAGGAACGGACACCTCCTCGGGAACCGGGAACGCTCCGCAGACGGCGGTCCGCCCCACCATCCGCATGGTGGCCGATCTGGCCGGTGTCTCCACGGCGACCGTCTCCTACGTCCTCTCCGGCAGGGGTTCCGGCTCCAAGGGTCCGGGTGTGAAGGAGGAGACCACCCGACGGGTGCGGGATGCGGCCGAGGAACTCGGATACCGTCCCAATCAGGCGGCCCGGGCGGTGCGGACCGGCAAGACGCAGACGGTGCTGCTCTCCATGACGATGCTCCAGGACCCCTGGTCGCTGGAAGTCGTCGAGGCGGTCAGCACCCAGGCCCGCAGCCACGGTCTCATCCCGCTCATCATGGCGGACGATGACTGGAACGTCGCGCTGGAACGCACCCAGGCGGACGCGGTGTTCATCGACGCCGTGAAGCCGGCGCAGCGCAGCGCCCTGGCCGGTCTGGCGAGCCGCGGGCTGAAACTCGTGGTCTTCGACAGCACCGTGGAACCGGACGGGTTCGACGTGGTCCGCTCGGACGATCTGCGGGGCTGTCGGGAACTGGTGGATCACCTGCTGGACGGCTGGGACGACGTCGCGTGCCTCGGCCCCGGCGCCTCGCGGACGGACCGCGGCCGTCCCGCCGCGTTCCACTCGGCGCTCGCGGACCGCGGCAGGACCGCGCCGGAGAACCGGATGGCGGACATCGACGGCTCCCCGGAGTCGGCGTACGCCGGAGCCCTGAAGCTCCTGACCCCGGAGGACCGGCCCCGCGCCGTCTACGCCACCAGTGACTACATCGCCATCAGCGCCGTCCACGCGGCCCAGAGCCTGGGACTCGTGGTCGGCAAGGACATCGCCATCGCCGGGGTGGGCAACACCCTGGCCGGCGAACGGCTCAGCCCGGCCCTCACCAGCGTGGGGCCCCGGAATCTGCTGGGCCGCGTGGCCGAACTCATGGTGCAGCTCGCCACGGATCAGCGCCCCGTGGGGGAGCTGCACGACTTCCCCTGGGAAGTCTGGGAACGCGCATCAACAGGAAAGCCGGTCTGA
- a CDS encoding Gfo/Idh/MocA family protein, with translation MDLSVAVVGFGLRSGLWRHAHKPGEGSRVTIVCDTSERGRADAARALPDVTVTGDLQDVLDSGVDAVLVLTPDSQHAAVAVQTLKAGIATFCEKPLDISLEAADSILTTARETGTRLYVGHNMRHMPVVTQMRDLIKQGLIGEVKAVWCRHFVGNGGDYYFKDWHAQRRNVNTLLLQKGAHDLDVIHWLAGGYTARVSAIGKLAVYGEVTSRRDNSDRRMGDWFSVDNWPPAAQTDLAEEIDVEDISMMNMVLDNGVLASYEQCHFTPDYWRSYTVIGTEGRLENFGDGPGETIKVWNTRSSYGFAEPDLEVEILDGDGGHGGADPLLIGEFLRFVRDGGQTQTSPVAARQAVAAGILAAESLRGDGSALPVPPLDPELVEYFERGQTA, from the coding sequence ATGGATCTCTCCGTAGCCGTCGTCGGCTTCGGTCTGCGCTCCGGCCTGTGGCGTCACGCCCACAAGCCCGGCGAAGGATCGCGCGTCACCATCGTCTGCGACACGAGCGAACGTGGCCGGGCGGACGCCGCCAGGGCGCTCCCCGACGTGACGGTGACCGGTGACCTCCAGGACGTGCTGGACTCCGGCGTCGACGCCGTCCTGGTCCTCACCCCGGACAGCCAGCATGCCGCCGTCGCGGTCCAGACGCTGAAGGCCGGCATCGCGACGTTCTGCGAGAAGCCGCTGGACATCTCGCTGGAGGCGGCCGACTCGATCCTCACGACGGCGCGCGAGACCGGCACCCGGCTGTATGTCGGCCACAACATGCGGCACATGCCGGTGGTCACGCAGATGCGGGACCTCATCAAGCAAGGTCTGATCGGCGAGGTCAAGGCCGTGTGGTGTCGGCACTTCGTGGGCAACGGCGGCGATTACTACTTCAAGGACTGGCATGCCCAGCGCCGGAACGTGAACACGCTTCTGCTGCAGAAGGGCGCGCATGATCTTGACGTGATCCACTGGCTCGCCGGCGGGTACACGGCGCGGGTGTCGGCGATCGGCAAGCTCGCGGTCTACGGCGAGGTCACCAGCAGGCGGGACAACTCGGACCGTCGCATGGGGGACTGGTTCTCGGTGGACAACTGGCCGCCCGCGGCGCAGACGGACCTCGCCGAGGAGATCGACGTCGAGGACATCTCCATGATGAACATGGTGCTCGATAACGGCGTGCTGGCCTCCTACGAGCAGTGCCACTTCACGCCGGACTACTGGCGCAGTTACACCGTGATCGGCACGGAGGGGCGCCTGGAGAACTTCGGCGACGGGCCGGGGGAGACCATCAAGGTCTGGAACACGCGGTCCAGCTACGGATTCGCGGAGCCGGACCTCGAAGTCGAGATCCTCGACGGCGACGGCGGACACGGCGGTGCGGATCCGCTCCTGATCGGGGAGTTCCTGCGTTTCGTGCGCGACGGCGGTCAGACCCAGACCTCCCCGGTGGCGGCGCGTCAGGCGGTGGCGGCGGGAATCCTCGCGGCCGAATCGCTGCGCGGTGACGGTTCCGCGTTGCCGGTCCCGCCGCTCGACCCGGAACTGGTGGAGTACTTCGAACGGGGTCAGACGGCCTGA
- a CDS encoding LysR family transcriptional regulator, which yields MDIRQLQILRELGELGSVKAVAETLMVTPSAVSQQLMLLQRSVKVPLTRKDGRTLVLTEAGEVLAGAGASVVAAMAQARAAIDAFQEAPDASVTVSGFHSAGQALFAPLARALSGEGQPRVRFTDEDVAQQDFPALTARHDLVLAHRMEHSPPWPRDRVAVIELTREPLDVALPAGHPLADHEELTAADVAGEPWVTSRPGYSPDDVLTAVAALASKPLEIVHRINDYSTVAALVADGGVLGLLPRYTSRAALGQSLPEGIVLRPLQGLDTRRCIDLLARPEALERRSVRRVAEAFREVMGALVG from the coding sequence ATGGATATCCGTCAGCTCCAGATCCTGCGGGAACTCGGCGAACTCGGCAGCGTCAAGGCGGTCGCGGAGACCCTGATGGTCACACCGTCGGCCGTGTCGCAGCAGCTCATGCTCCTGCAGCGCAGCGTGAAGGTGCCGCTGACGCGCAAGGACGGGCGCACGCTGGTCCTCACCGAGGCCGGCGAGGTGCTCGCAGGTGCGGGGGCCTCCGTCGTCGCGGCGATGGCTCAGGCGCGCGCGGCGATCGACGCGTTCCAGGAGGCGCCCGACGCGTCCGTGACCGTGAGCGGATTCCACTCCGCGGGCCAGGCGCTGTTCGCACCGCTGGCGCGGGCCCTGTCCGGCGAGGGCCAGCCGCGCGTCCGGTTCACCGACGAGGACGTCGCGCAACAGGACTTCCCCGCACTGACCGCCCGGCACGACCTGGTCCTGGCCCACCGCATGGAGCACAGTCCGCCGTGGCCGCGGGACCGGGTCGCGGTGATCGAGCTGACGCGCGAGCCTCTGGATGTCGCGCTGCCGGCAGGTCACCCGCTCGCGGACCACGAGGAGCTCACCGCGGCCGACGTGGCGGGGGAACCGTGGGTCACGAGTCGGCCGGGCTACTCCCCGGACGACGTCCTCACCGCCGTGGCGGCGCTGGCCAGCAAACCCCTGGAGATCGTGCACCGCATCAACGACTATTCGACCGTCGCGGCCCTGGTCGCCGACGGCGGCGTGCTGGGCCTGCTCCCCCGGTACACCTCGCGCGCGGCGCTGGGACAGTCGCTGCCGGAGGGCATCGTGCTGCGGCCGCTGCAGGGCCTCGACACCCGGCGGTGCATCGACCTCCTCGCCCGGCCCGAGGCGCTGGAACGCCGCAGCGTCCGGCGCGTCGCCGAGGCGTTCCGTGAGGTCATGGGGGCGCTGGTCGGCTGA